One Phaseolus vulgaris cultivar G19833 chromosome 2, P. vulgaris v2.0, whole genome shotgun sequence DNA window includes the following coding sequences:
- the LOC137813050 gene encoding uncharacterized protein codes for MGNAASCTPSLTANGVFKVLFLDGRLESYTKPMRAAELMLEYPGHFVCDSTNLKVGHRIQGLLADEELQRRKFYFLLPMELLYSVLTHEEMSSLNYKASRPTKHTSFNNLGKIFPVFTEFCMFPSELKRLEAANQVVREPEPVERYSKQRSWRPALETIDETP; via the coding sequence ATGGGCAACGCAGCTTCCTGCACTCCTTCCTTGACAGCAAATGGGGTCTTCAAGGTGTTGTTCTTGGATGGGAGGTTAGAGAGCTACACAAAACCAATGAGAGCTGCAGAACTGATGCTGGAATACCCTGGACACTTTGTTTGTGACTCTACCAACCTCAAAGTGGGACACCGAATTCAAGGGCTTCTAGCTGATGAGGAACTCCAAAGGCGCAAATTTTACTTCCTTCTACCAATGGAGCTGCTCTACTCCGTGCTAACCCATGAAGAAATGAGCTCTCTTAACTACAAAGCATCAAGGCCAACCAAGCATACAAGTTTCAACAACTTGGGAAAGATTTTTCCAGTGTTCACTGAATTTTGCATGTTCCCTTCGGAGCTCAAGAGATTAGAAGCTGCTAATCAGGTGGTGAGGGAGCCAGAACCAGTCGAAAGGTACTCCAAACAGAGATCTTGGAGACCAGCACTGGAGACCATTGATGAAACTCCATGA
- the LOC137813055 gene encoding uncharacterized protein isoform X1, translated as MAYVPYASANCNSLFQKFAIFHVGNSALPFFHPGVKSCTLFNRVIPQCLNQKRSFALSENRFHCKLPKKVRFSVPRSKSSSNPSGSTEEPSKETEKTPFGYTRKDVLIIGLGITLLGIGLKTGLEFAGIDSLQAGNVVQLVLVLGLTVGWIFTYVFRVSNKEMTYAQQLRDYERKVMEKRLDSLTEAELQALLEEVEEEKRR; from the exons ATGGCTTATGTTCCATATGCAAGTGCAAATTGCAACTCTTTATTCCAAAAGTTTGCAATTTTCCATGTGGGTAATTCTGCTTTGCCATTCTTCCATCCGGGAGTTAAATCTTGTACACTTTTTAACAGAG TGATTCCCCAGTGCTTAAATCAAAAGAGGAGTTTTGCTTTATCAGAAAATAGATTTCATTGCAAGTTGCCAAAGAAAGTGAGATTCTCTGTCCCTAGAAGTAAAAGTTCTTCCAACCCTAGTGGAAGTACGGAGGAACCCTCTAAAGAGACAGAG AAGACACCATTTGGATATACAAGGAAAGATGTCCTAATAATTGGACTTGGGATTACTTTACTTGGCATTGGCTTAAAAACTGGATTAGAG TTTGCTGGAATTGATTCACTACAAGCAGGAAATGTGGTTCAGCTAGTGCTGGTTTTGGGCCTCACAGTTGGGTGGATCTTTACATATGTGTTCAGAGTTTCAAACAAGGAAATGACATATGCACAACAACTACGTGACTATGAAAGGAAAGTAATGGAG AAGCGGTTGGACTCCCTAACAGAAGCAGAGCTACAGGCACTGCTTGAAGAAGTTGAGGAAGAGAAGAGACGCTAG
- the LOC137813055 gene encoding uncharacterized protein isoform X2, translating into MFHMQVQIATLYSKSLQFSMWVILLCHSSIRELNLVHFLTECLNQKRSFALSENRFHCKLPKKVRFSVPRSKSSSNPSGSTEEPSKETEKTPFGYTRKDVLIIGLGITLLGIGLKTGLEFAGIDSLQAGNVVQLVLVLGLTVGWIFTYVFRVSNKEMTYAQQLRDYERKVMEKRLDSLTEAELQALLEEVEEEKRR; encoded by the exons ATGTTCCATATGCAAGTGCAAATTGCAACTCTTTATTCCAAAAGTTTGCAATTTTCCATGTGGGTAATTCTGCTTTGCCATTCTTCCATCCGGGAGTTAAATCTTGTACACTTTTTAACAGAG TGCTTAAATCAAAAGAGGAGTTTTGCTTTATCAGAAAATAGATTTCATTGCAAGTTGCCAAAGAAAGTGAGATTCTCTGTCCCTAGAAGTAAAAGTTCTTCCAACCCTAGTGGAAGTACGGAGGAACCCTCTAAAGAGACAGAG AAGACACCATTTGGATATACAAGGAAAGATGTCCTAATAATTGGACTTGGGATTACTTTACTTGGCATTGGCTTAAAAACTGGATTAGAG TTTGCTGGAATTGATTCACTACAAGCAGGAAATGTGGTTCAGCTAGTGCTGGTTTTGGGCCTCACAGTTGGGTGGATCTTTACATATGTGTTCAGAGTTTCAAACAAGGAAATGACATATGCACAACAACTACGTGACTATGAAAGGAAAGTAATGGAG AAGCGGTTGGACTCCCTAACAGAAGCAGAGCTACAGGCACTGCTTGAAGAAGTTGAGGAAGAGAAGAGACGCTAG
- the LOC137813047 gene encoding ERAD-associated E3 ubiquitin-protein ligase component HRD3A gives MPGPKWLFLSLALSLSLLTLSLSVAARQFVLVLSQEDFKDDPSAEHDSSAEWDELGDGDAHKSEEDLDPGSWRPIFEPPAGDPQPLSESDAAYYSAVDKLMSGHPALIEDGASEIAAEAETGHPAAQSVLGFLWEMGLLRERSKGKAFLYHHFAAEGGNMQSKMALAYKYTRQDMFDKAVNLYAELAEVAVNNFLISKDSPVIEPVRLHNGAEENKEALRKSKGEEDEDFQILEYQAQKGNAAAMYKVGLFYYFGLRGLRRDHSKALSWFSKAVEKGEPRSMELLGEIYARGAGVERNYTKAFEWLTLASKHQLYSAYNGMGYLYVKGYGVDQKNYTKAKEYFEKAAENEEVGGHYNLGVMYLKGIGVKRDVKLACKFFVVAANNGQPKAFFQLAKIFHNGVGFKKNIHLATALYKLVAERGPWSSLSRWALESYLKGDLGKAFMLYSRMAEMGYEVAQSNAAWILDKYGERSMCMGESGFCTDAERHQRAHSLWWQASEQGNEHAALLIGDAYYYGRGTARDYERAAEAYMHAKSQYNAQAMFNLGYMHEHGQGLPFDLHLAKRYYDEALDHDRAAKLPVTLALSSLWIRKNYDDSFMVHVIDSLPELYPKLEAWVENVLMEEGNATILTLFACLITVLYLRERQRRQAGVAAGEVAQPNHHNDLGVPAAL, from the exons ATGCCTGGCCCCAAGTGGTTGTTCCTCTCTCTcgccctctctctctctctcctcactctctctctctccgtCGCCGCACGCCAATTCGTGCTCGTCCTCTCTCAGGAAGACTTCAAGGACGATCCTAGCGCTGAACACGATTCCTCCGCCGAGTGGGACGAGCTCGGCGATGGAGACGCCCACAAATCCGAGGAGGACCTCGACCCTGGCTCATGGCGCCCCATCTTCGAGCCCCCCGCCGGAGATCCTCAGCCTCTGTCGGAATCCGACGCTGCTTACTACTCCGCCGTCGACAAACTCATGTCCGGTCACCCCGCCCTCATTGAGGATGGCGCCTCAGAGATTGCTGCCGAGGCCGAGACCGGCCACCCCGCCGCCCAATCGGTTCTAGGGTTTTTGTGGGAAATGGGGCTTCTGAGAGAGCGAAGCAAGGGGAAGGCGTTCTTATACCACCACTTCGCCGCCGAGGGTGGCAACATGCAGTCCAAGATGGCTTTGGCTTATAAGTACACGCGCCAAGAC ATGTTTGACAAAGCTGTTAATCTGTATGCTGAATTAGCTGAAGTGGCTGTGAATAATTTTCTGATTTCGAAAGATTCCCCTGTGATTGAACCGGTTAGGCTCCACAATGGGGCTGAGGAGAACAAGGAGGCTCTGAGAAAATCAAAGGGGGAAGAGGACGAGGACTTTCAGATACTGGAGTATCAAGCCCAGAAGGGGAATGCTGCCGCCATGTACAAAGTTGGCCTCTTTTACTACTTTGGCCTCAGGGGATTGAGGCGTGATCACTCCAAGGCGCTGTCATGGTTTTCGAAGGCTGTGGAGAAGGGAGAGCCACGATCTATGGAACTTCTTGGAGAGATCTATGCTAGGGGAGCAGGTGTTGAGAGAAACTACACCAAAGCGTTTGAGTGGCTCACGCTTGCTTCCAAGCACCAGCTGTATTCTGCTTATAATGGCATGGGATATTTGTATGTCAAAGGCTATGGAGTTGACCAGAAGAATTACACTAAA GCAAAGGAGTATTTTGAAAAGGCTGCAGAGAACGAGGAGGTTGGGGGGCACTATAACTTGGGTGTCATGTATCTCAAGGGGATTGGAGTCAAGAGGGACGTTAAGCTGGCTTGTAAGTTCTTCGTGGTGGCTGCTAACAATGGTCAACCAAAGGCGTTCTTCCAGTTGGCTAAGATTTTCCACAATGGTGTTGGGTTCAAGAAGAATATTCACTTG gcTACTGCACTGTACAAACTCGTTGCTGAGCGGGGCCCATGGAGTTCTTTGTCCAGATGGGCTCTAGAGTCATACTTAAAAGGTGATCTTGGCAAGGCATTTATGTTGTATTCAAGAATGGCTGAGATGGGGTATGAGGTGGCGCAAAGTAATGCTGCTTGGATTCTTGACAAATATGGGGAACGTAGCATGTGCATGGGTGAATCTGGATTTTGCACTGATGCAGAAAGGCATCAGAGAGCACATTCTCTGTGGTGGCAAGCTTCTGAGCAGGGTAATGAACATGCTGCTTTACTCATTGGAGATGCATATTACTATGGTCGG GGTACGGCCAGGGATTATGAGCGAGCTGCTGAAGCTTACATGCATGCCAAGTCACAATATAATGCACAAGCCATGTTTAATCTTGGATACATGCATGAGCATGGCCAAGGACTTCCATTTGACCTTCATCTAGCAAAACGTTACTATGATGAAGCTCTAGATCATGATCGTGCAGCAAAGTTGCCAGTTACGCTGGCTCTTTCAAGCTTGTGGATTCGTAAGAACTATGATGACAGTTTCATG GTCCACGTGATTGATTCATTGCCAGAACTGTATCCTAAATTAGAAGCATGGGTGGAGAATGTGCTGATGGAGGAGGGAAATGCTACCATTCTGACCCTCTTTGCATGCCTCATAACTGTGCTATATCTCCGGGAGAGGCAACGAAGGCAAGCTGGTGTTGCAGCTGGAGAGGTGGCTCAGCCAAATCACCATAACGACCTTGGTGTACCTGCAGCACTCTAG
- the LOC137813048 gene encoding ABC transporter I family member 17: protein MSSLLDDCREHLLEVDANAKLKFEIRNLTRVSHDGVSILKGINLDIPKGVTVGIIGPSGSGKSTLLRALNRLWEPPSASVFLDGQDISHLDVLSLRRKVGMLFQLPALFQGTVGDNVRYGPGLRGKKLSDDEVRKLLEMADLDASFMDKSGAELSVGQAQRVALARTLANSPEVLLLDEPTSALDPISTENIEDALMKLNKNRGMTVIMVSHSIKQIQRIADMVCLLVDGEIVEVLKPDKLSEANHPMARRFLELSS, encoded by the exons ATGTCTTCTCTCCTAG ATGATTGCAGGGAACACTTATTGGAAGTGGATGCAAATGCCAAACTAAAATTCGAGATAAGGAATCTGACGAGAGTTTCCCACGATGGGGTTTCAATCCTCAAAGGTATCAACCTTGATATCCCAAAGGGTGTCACCGTTGGGATCATAGGCCCCAGCGGCAGCGGCAAGTCAACGCTCTTGAGAGCCTTAAACCGCCTCTGGGAACCGCCCTCCGCCTCCGTCTTCCTCGACGGCCAAGACATCTCCCATCTCGACGTTCTCTCTCTCCGCCGGAAAGTTGGCATGCTCTTTCAACTCCCTGCCCTCTTTCAAG GCACAGTTGGCGACAATGTGAGGTATGGACCAGGGCTTAGAGGGAAAAAGCTAAGCGATGATGAGGTGCGCAAGTTGCTGGAAATGGCAGACTTAGATGCTTCTTTCATGGACAAGTCCGGGGCTGAACTCTCTGTGGGTCAAGCTCAAAGGGTTGCACTTGCTAGGACTTTGGCTAATTCACCAGAG GTTTTGTTGTTGGATGAGCCTACTAGTGCGTTGGATCCTATATCGACAGAGAACATAGAAGATGCCCTGATGAAGCTGAACAAGAACAGGGGCATGACAGTGATCATGGTCTCTCATAGTATCAAACAAATACAGAGGATTGCTGACATGGTGTGTCTGCTTGTTGATGGTGAAATTGTTGAAGTTCTGAAGCCTGATAAACTCTCCGAGGCCAACCATCCCATGGCACGAAGGTTTCTTGAACTCAGTTCATAG
- the LOC137813049 gene encoding uncharacterized protein At3g17950 produces MLDPATELLPPPSSPTSSSISSSDLDTESTGSFFHDRSTTLGTLMGVSFPEITFRASDSHPHSTISAAATTVDGSQRASESRKKKAIVAAERRRKWWWLCRDGDARPASLGEFLEVERRCGDGAFYGTAAELEGMVMDSPRNHGRALFSDGRVLPPSSVDDGASTAGSLCSKFPVLLTGICSGGAG; encoded by the exons ATGCTAGATCCAGCTACTGAACTCCTGCCACCACCATCTTCACCCACCAGTTCATCTATTTCCTCCTCTGATCTTGACACCGAG TCTACGGGATCCTTCTTCCATGACAGAAGCACCACACTCGGCACTCTTATGGGTGTCAGCTTCCCGGAGATTACCTTTAGAGCCTCCGACAGCCACCCACATTCAACCATCTCCGCCGCTGCCACCACCGTGGACGGCTCCCAGAGGGCTTCCGAGTCTAGGAAGAAGAAGGCCATCGTGGCGGCGGAGCGGCGGCGGAAGTGGTGGTGGCTGTGTAGGGATGGCGACGCGAGGCCGGCTTCTCTAGGCGAGTTTCTCGAGGTGGAACGGCGCTGCGGTGACGGCGCGTTTTATGGTACGGCAGCGGAACTTGAAGGAATGGTGATGGATTCGCCGAGGAACCACGGCCGGGCTTTGTTTTCCGACGGGAGGGTTCTTCCTCCGTCGAGCGTTGACGACGGAGCATCGACGGCGGGAAGTCTTTGCAGTAAATTCCCAGTTTTGCTCACCGGGATCTGTAGCGGCGGCGCTGGATAA